The Fimbriimonadaceae bacterium nucleotide sequence CCTGCCCACCCCGACCACTGACCGTCCTTTCCAGCCCCGTCAACCGACGCGACATCGGCATTCAAAGCCAGCTTCAACTTCGGCGAGTACTGATAGGTGTAAACCACGTCTACGAGATCAGTTTGAGCACGGCCCGTGCTTCCAAAGCCGATGCCGCCGAAACTGCCAGAACGATTTGTCGTACCATCACCCTCTTTGCCAGAGATCACTCCAACCGACAAAAAGCTCTTGTCGTTGGGCGTGTAGCGAATCTGCCCCCCAAGAGTCAGCCCCTCACCGGTCGATTCAGACTGATTCCAGCCCTGCGTCGCAAAGAGTGAAGCTCCCCACTGGTCGTTCATAGGTATCGTCAATCTTCCGCCAGTGTGATAAGCCGGCTGCGCCAGCGTGTACAAGAAACCTCGGCTGTAGAGATCATCGTCCAGGCTCTCAGCGCCCTCATATCCGATCCAGGAATAGAACTTACCAAGATCGAGGCTCAAGCCAGACCGCTTCTCATTGATCGTGGCGAAGCCCTGAGCAAGATGCTTAATCAGACCGGAGTCTGACGGGTCTGTCGCAAACAAAATCTTTGTGTTGTCGCCGATGAAAGGCGAGAACGTAAATCCATATCCACCGCTCGGGTGAGTGTAAACAAAGGTTAGCTGCGCATTTGCCAGCCGAATCTGCTCATTGCGAACGTCGAATTGACGCCCAAATCGTGTCAGCCCCTTGCCTTGGTCAGGCGACGAATTGCCCCAGTATCCGTCGACAAATCCCGAAATCTTCCACGGGCTTTCCGATTCCTGCCCGTGAGCGCATGCGACCGTACAGACAGCCGCAATCGCAATAATTTGTAGTCTCATCAAGATTCTCCGTGTGTTGTTCAACCCCCACAGCTTAACGAGCTGCTCGGGCCACATCGAGTACCGCCACCCATCCAGTCAAATCCTGGCCCCCACTATGCGATTTAGCAATACTCCAATGCGTTCGAAAGGATTGTCGGCACTCCAATCCAACTTGAACAGATACCTGCGCTTTTTCTGCTTGAATGCACGAGCTAATTGGTAGGCAATCTCCCGTAATCTGCCGTTGAGATTGTAATGAGTAAGGGTGATGCGGAAACCGCGCACACGCACTTCTACCAAAGAGTGGAACTGTTACCGTTGTCACTGTGAGATTGCCGTCGAGGCCACTCCTAACGCCCCAAAAGTGGTATCACATCCGACATGCTTGCCGAGTCCAACTCCGCCTTTCGTCAACTCCCTTACATGGGCGTCAT carries:
- a CDS encoding porin, yielding MRLQIIAIAAVCTVACAHGQESESPWKISGFVDGYWGNSSPDQGKGLTRFGRQFDVRNEQIRLANAQLTFVYTHPSGGYGFTFSPFIGDNTKILFATDPSDSGLIKHLAQGFATINEKRSGLSLDLGKFYSWIGYEGAESLDDDLYSRGFLYTLAQPAYHTGGRLTIPMNDQWGASLFATQGWNQSESTGEGLTLGGQIRYTPNDKSFLSVGVISGKEGDGTTNRSGSFGGIGFGSTGRAQTDLVDVVYTYQYSPKLKLALNADVASVDGAGKDGQWSGWAGHARYEASDKVSVALRIESVADRDGLRLGVPATVGSFSLGADYRLNPLFTLRAEYRKDWADTALFTNTSGTSKNQSTFNVGFGVRF